In Gigantopelta aegis isolate Gae_Host unplaced genomic scaffold, Gae_host_genome ctg6513_pilon_pilon, whole genome shotgun sequence, the genomic window aataaacaatgaaatagaAACATCATTtcctatatatacatataattgaGTTTGTGTCTTGAGGATTTGTATTATTAGACACGACGGACTTTAATCTCAGTAAATGGAAGAGAATAGTAATAACCTTTCCATGCTTTCCAGTTTATTCCCTTCCCATCAGCATCATCTCCATATTTACCATTTAAGTTAGACCAGTGGCATGTCTCATACCACCATGCACCGGTGAACTGCACAGCACAATGGTCATTCCATGGATCATTATCGTTGTCTTTAGTAGAAAACTTCATAAGATTATGGCCTCCAAGTGAGTCTCCAGCAGTACCACTATATCCAGATACATGGAGAGTATAATCAGTAGTAGAACCACCTATGTAAAAGGTAGAGTAACTGGCATATGCACTGTTACCATCTTTATCTTTCATATCAACTCGTAGTTGTGTAGATATACTCCCATTAGCTAAATGATGGATTTTACTAAGTCCTAACCAAAATTCTCCTGAAGTATTTCCAAAACCATGAACATATTCATTCCAATTGAGATAGAAGTCAACAGACCCATCCATTCTTCTTTGGAGACAGTCcaaccaccaccatcagtcTCCATGTCACAATAGGCCTATACATGTATAGAGATGAAGCATCATGTTTGTTAAATACTATGTTATACCTTAAAAGCTGGCATGTTGTCAGGTTTGAGAGAATAGACACCACGCTTATTCTGTCCCTTTCTCAAAGCATCGAGACAATCCAGATAATTTTCTTCAGTAGTAGGTGGATCGTCAGCAAAACAAGTACAGTTGTATTTTCCtgtttcatttaattttgtacaaatacaAGAGAATCTTGTTCCTCCTCATCATTAGCTTACAACTGTACAAGTACTCTGAAAGAAAATATAGAAGTGTCTATTATTAAACCATGAGATTATGAACAGCAAATAGGAATTTCTTTGTGATTACTACATTTATATGTAGTATAATTTGCATACCTTGAGGTTCCACATCAGATGGACAGTTTCcatttacattgtatatagCTATAGTTGTAACTACAAAGAGAATAATGTAGAAGTTCATCTTTAATTTTATAGTTGTCCTCTTGTGGTTGAGTATTTCTTGTTAATGATGACACTCCTCTGTTAGTATCTTAGTGTGGATTGATGTTCTGGTCTTGCTTTATATATAGTCTTGTAGAAATTCTTTATATGTTAATGTTAACATCATAGTTTAATAATAATGGTACATATCTACATAGACACatgatatttgatatattatgATCTGATTGATAGAAGTGAAATTATTCATAGGGCATTGTCATCACAAGTtataatgtcatacatttgtGAGATATTTTACTGACAAAAATTGTCCTAAGAAGTATTTACAAAAGTTATTGAAAGCTCTTTCCAAAGTTTGCATTTTTGTTCTATACGTTGTTAGtatgttgtttgttattaacCTAAATTATTGTCTTCTCAAtcataatatgtgctatattgtataatgtatgttttgttaaatttctGAAAGAGTATTGAATTGACCgtaaacatttgttgttcaATGTATGTTATCTTAAGAACTATTGTCacattttgtacatgtaattagtCTTTCAATATGGAAGATGTtgaaaaaataaactttattggCTAAACGTTCAGTTCCTCTTCATCTTTTTCAGTGAACCTAAGAAACTTATAAACAAGCTAAAACTATTGGTTGATAGATGTTGAAAATGTTGCTTGATATGTTATTTCTTGAATAAGGACCACATAGTCTACTTCACTTCGCATCCAAAAGGAGGGAGGTGACTATTCAAGTGTATACTTTATAAACCTATAAACTGAATACCAtaatttatctattttatttaaaagttacagttcttgaaatattattattaactacaaCTTCTGTTTCTCTTCACCTTCTTCAGTTGACCTAATAAACTTATAAATAAGTTAAATCTATTGCTGGAGGAGTAGGTACTATTATTTTGAGCTGTTGTTTCTCTATTTGTTTGTTGTCAGTTAGAGTTAATAATGAATATTGATTTATAATTATCACAATGCTATAAAGTTGATATCAGTATGTAGCTTTAGTCTTTATTAAAAGTGTTAGTTAATATAACATATGAATAACAAGATTTataggtttattttattaacattagtAGGTTTGTCTTGACATATATAGTACATAGTCATGGATTAACTGTTAGTATTTATTGTatagtttataaaatgtatcaaataaTTTGAAAGGTTTCTAAGTATTTGTAGAATGTTGTTGTGAGGctattgccaaatgtttgatgtttaTTAGTGTATAGTTAGTCTTTCAATATGTaagttgttaaatatttaattgatatgttgtatagtatatactatatatatttctccaaatgaaattacattaacaagattataataatgtataaatgTTGTCCTAATTATGGTAGTGTTTATTGATGTAAAAGACTACATTTGTTAAGTCTGAAGACTGGAGAGTTAGGGAAAGCTATATTGTTGCTTAAAGATGTTTCTCTCATTACAAAAGCTTTTGACAAGCCTTAATAAATCGCACTGTATTGTCTACCTCTTCAaaggaaataaaaattattttatatattcaaaCATGCATACTTTTTGACTTAATTTTAAGTGCTGATCCTGGTGAACTAGTCATTGTTGGgaataattatttttctatcCTATTTTATCAGAATTGTAATGATCATGTACTAAATACTGGAAtcaaaggtttttttgtttttgatatgCTTTTCATTTGACTAATGAATTTTGCAATgctttatgattattattattcttgtaTACTttcgtgtttatttattttaatatgactATGAAGGCAATAATTACAACcaatataaattacaaataaattgaaatatctAGCTTAATtaagataattatattttacatggACATGATCTAAATGTTTCAATCAAAAAGTGTCACATAATATTTACTGCTACTAGTTCTATTAATGTTTAATTGATTTCTTCAACACGCCGAACTTTCATTTCAGCAAAGTACAGAGAATACCCCCAACCTTTCCATTGGTACCAATTAATTCCCATCCCATAGTTATCATTGCCATAATTACCATTTAAACTGGAATCATGACAGACTTCATACCACCATGCAGCAGCATATTTAATTGCACAATTACCACTATATGGATCATTGTCATTGTCTTTAGTAGTGAATTTCCTGCTGTTATGCCTAGCAAGAGCATCTCCAGCAGTACCACTATATCCAGATACATGGAGAGTATAATCAGTGGTAGAACCACCTATGTAAAAGGTAGAGTAACTGGCTATCGGCTAGAACCAGTCTTATCTTTCATATCAATTCGTAGTTGTGTTGTTTCACTCCCATTAGCTAAACGATGGATTTTACTAAGTCCTAGCCAGTGCTCACCTGAAGTGTTACCAAAACCATGAACGTAATCAACCCAGTTGAGATAGAAGTCAACAGAGCCATCCATTCTTCTTTGAAAGACAGTCCATCCACCACCATCAGTGTCCATGTCACAATAGGCCTATACAATGTATAGAGATGAAGCATCATGTTTGCTAAATACAATGTTATACCTTAAAAGGTGACAAGTTGTCAGGTTGAGGGAATAGACACTACTCTTATTCTGTCCCTTTCTCAAAGCGTCGAGACAATCCAGATAATTTTCTTCAGTAGTAGGTGGATCATCAGCAAAACATGTACAGTTGTATTTTCTTGTCTCATTTAATTTTCTACAATACAAGAGAGATCGTGTCCCTCCTCATCATTAGCTTTACAACTGTACAAGTACTCTGAAAGTAAATAGAAAAGTGTCTATTATTAAACCATGAGATTATGAACAGTAAATAGGAATCCTTTGTGATCACTACATTTATATGTAGTATAATTTACATACCTTGAGGTTCCACATCAGATGGACAGTTTTCCTTTTACATTGTATATAGCTATGTTTGTAACTACAAAGAGAATAATGTAGAAGTTCATCTTTAATTTTATAGTTGTCCTCTTGAGGTTGAGTAGtatttgttgttgatgatgacaCTCCTTTTTAGTGCTTAATTGATGTTCTGGTCTTTgctttatatatagtcttatagagatTCTTTACATGTTAATGTTAACatgataatttaataataatgatatatatctACATAGACACATGATATTTGATGTATTATGATTTGATTGATAGAATGAAGTTATTCATATAGTACATTGTCATCATATGTTATAATGACACTacaatttgtgaaatattttacttaCAAAGTTGTCTTaagtatttataaaatgttattggaAAGCTCTTTtcaaagtttgtgttttattcTATACATTGTTAGTATGTTGTTTGCTATGAATACTTCTCAATCACAGTATAcggtatattgtattatttatgttttgttaattttgtgaAGAATATTGAATTGACTATAGTCTTTTGTAGCACAATGTATGttgtattaatactattgttatatttatgtatatataattagtttttcaATATGGACAATGTTGAAAACGTTAATCTTTATTAACTAAATCTTCACCTTCTTCAGTGGACCGAATAACTTATAAATAAGATAAATCTATTGCTGGACAAGTAGGTACTATTATTTTGAGCTGTTGTTTTCTCTCTCTTGTTTTTGTCAGTTGGAGttaataatgaatattgttttataattatcacAATTATATAAAGTTGATATCAGTATGTAGCTTAGTCTTTATTAAAAGTGTTagttaatatgaatatgatataACAAGATTTATaggttatttttttaacatagtaAATATGTCTTGACATATATAGTACATAGTCATGGATTAACTGTAGTATCTATTATATAGCGTATAAGATGTTGACAAATGATTTGAAAGGTTTCTAAGTATTTGTAGAATGTTGTTGTGAGGCTATTGCCAAAAGTTTATGTTTATTAGTGTATAGTTAGTCTTTCAATATGTAAgttgttaaatatgtttattggtATTTGTATagtatatactattatatttctCAAAATGAAATTACAATTACAAGATTATAATAATGTACAAATGATGTCCTAATTAAGTGTTATTGATGTGAAGGACTACATTTGGTATGTCTATAGACTGAAAAGTTAGGGAAAGCTCTGctgtttctttaaaatatttctctttttaTGGAATCTTTTGAGCCTCGATAATTCATACACAATTTGAAGCTCTCACAATAATGAATATTTTTCTCTTGTAGTGTAACCATGTGTTTTGAGAGCtgtgtttgttaatttttcaatgttttattctatttt contains:
- the LOC121366657 gene encoding ficolin-2-like is translated as MDGSVDFYLNWNEYVHGFGNTSGEFWLGLSKIHHLANGSISTQLRVDMKDKDGNSAYASYSTFYIGGSTTDYTLHVSGYSGTAGDSLGGHNLMKFSTKDNDNDPWNDHCAVQFTGAWWYETCHWSNLNGKYGDDADGKGINWKAWKAVTLAISSVEENCPSEELQ